A portion of the Gossypium arboreum isolate Shixiya-1 chromosome 8, ASM2569848v2, whole genome shotgun sequence genome contains these proteins:
- the LOC108469627 gene encoding chromatin modification-related protein EAF1 B-like isoform X3, whose protein sequence is MHGCNSGSALLVNAEVDFMGRVVDGGVGIGVKTSPRRSAIEQAQAELRQEYDVREERRRELDFLEKGGNPLDFKYSNAASVSVQSTSLTDQHAQHFVTSEAKGSFAQSASAHGDSVESSGRPGVPAACEPNSADNLLLFDGENELPEGERKSMHSRKRNTVVPSEQSSHMEGTQNVKESEDSTIFRPYARRYRSKIKRDGGRSSSTDIVHGRGGHGSSLLARGASKDVKASTSEPNNQKEKNISSVTTTKSATSNGDLASKVITSDDKLNMELDGGKPVEETTSHSKGDQFERKADVIASKTMIDDLPKEPTIIEAHKSPVSLAFEEPNLVVGKEQVVSASLERLPGTGATKPENETSSHQLNGVADAKIDRKNISNEEQNSCVAIGTKGLDMESSSTKNSLSLDVNNDNEACINPKNVDSNVNPLEYTSEKEESPALAVGESAKEKNEIKVLDNAAVICDANTSLNQNHSLNDSTVKVEEVRSELQIEVSCPSNNEVIQSSDAVSEADRKVSTVQGDNSNSNIDKTCASRPQGTMDNFMCEIPEMTFSGITCTDNADTQTSLENHVEMVDKAREDSILEEARIIEAKRKRIAELSVGTLPLENSWKSHWDFVLEEMAWLANDFAQERLWKMTAAAQICKRVAFTSRFKFEEQIRYWKLKKIALTLANAVMDFWHSAEILLTSKDANLGPKTCGHDLMGSRTNKVTEITISELDMDAKECQRHTGKNNGFAIRAYALRYLKYNSSPVPSLLAEAPATPDRISDLGIMDISWDEHLTEENLFYAVHSGAMETYRRSIESYMVQTEKTGSTVQEEVETSAYDARAEFGYDDSVYDEDEGETSTYYLPGAFEGRQSSKLNQKKRKNPMKSYPARQYKVDADLPYKNCGQPSIFMGKRPSSSLNDGSVPAKRVRTGSRQRVLSPFSSAAAARDSQAPTQTDASSGDTNSFQDEQNTLHGGLRTQNSMEVDSIGDFERQQPYDCAGTPAKPKKKKKAKNLGSAYNQGWQLESPVHSEQRDYLKKRPESHHFDSNGTSGLYGQHNAKKLKIMKHQPDSAYDITPNGSIPSPVGSQMSNMPNPSKIIRLIHGSDKGRKAKTPKMSTGQPASGSPWSLFEDQALVVLVHDMGPNWQLVSDAINSTLQFKCIFRKPNECKERHKILMDRSGDGADSADDSGSSQPYPSTLPGIPKGSARQLFQRLQGPMEEDTLKSHFEKIILISKKQNYWRSQDLKQIVPVHNSHVIALSQVCPNNLNGGVLTPLDLCDATASSQDVLPFGSQASHVSGLAMLNQGDVGSRLPASGGNSSLQGSSSMVLGNNLSSPSAPLNAAVRDCRYGVPRTSLPADEQHRIQQYNQMLSGRNVQQSNLSLAGSVSGSECGRMLPAANGMGMMCGVNRSMPMSRPGFQGMASSAMLNSGSMLSSNMGGMPSPVNMPPGPGSGQANSMLRPHDTTQLMRSGPNPEQQMQVAPELQMQAQRNGQGIPAFNGLSSAYPNHPQQQQTPPQQSCALSKSRHANLQGSNHATGSQQQVSAMRLAKERQMQPQQLHMHQQQQQPRQPFAASSTLMPQVQPQAQLPISSLQNSSQIQSQASNQPVSLPLTPTSPMPPTSIQRQQKHQLSPHGLGRNPQPGASGLNNQVGKQRQQQSVQQQFQQSSRHHPQQHQQMQSQQQSKLLKGGGRGLINQNVSADHARLNGVSMAPGNQGAKKGEHMIQSQGLYSGPGVSPVQPSKPVVSSQPLNHSQPQQKVMSGAAALSTKQLQQMASHSDNSSQGQVSTVPSGRTLSAVHQSVLPGAMGSHHQHWQLQSQLHQKHANQNHPSIQKMLQQNRQTNSDPSSKSQAEPAQADQQPRNNASQMGTTTTSAMHQAGHDLVNNMVPVVSPSVGGSQWKSPEAVYDPGMPNVATQVGSIGSAPLTTSAGSDPGPSVSQGLGQRQLSGSLPHLGNNSGAQWSHQPQIQQSSTPPSSQQHYQPPEQLQQDQHNSPPQQLPLQQQPQQQTMHLQAAQGSLYHRHSNSKLE, encoded by the exons ATGCATGGATGTAACTCAGGATCTGCGCTCTTAGTAAATGCTGAGGTTGATTTCATGGGAAGGGTTGTTGATGGTGGAGTCGGGATTGGTGTCAAAACCTCTCCACGCAGATCAGCCATTGAGCAGGCTCAAGCAGAACTGAG GCAGGAGTATGATGTTCGCGAGGAAAGGAGAAGGGAACTAGATTTTCTTGAGAAA GGTGGAAATCCCTTGGATTTCAAATATAGCAATGCAGCTTCAGTTAGTGTCCAATCTACTTCTCTCACTGATCAGCATGCACAACATTTTGTTACCag TGAAGCAAAAGGTAGTTTTGCACAGTCTGCTTCAGCTCATGGCGATTCAGTAGAGAGTAGTGGTAGACCAGGGGTTCCTGCAGCTTGTGAACCCAATAGTGCTGACAATCTCTTACTTTTtgatggtgaaaatgagttgccTGAAGGTGAAAGGAAGTCTATGCATTCTCGTAAGAGGAACACTGTTGTTCCATCAGAGCAATCTTCACATATGGAAGGGACTCAAAATGTTAAGGAGTCTGAAGATTCGACTATTTTTCGCCCATATGCTCGAAGGTACAGGTCCAAAATCAAACGAGATGGTGGCCGATCAAGTTCAACAGATATTGTCCATGGTCGAGGTGGTCATGGCTCTTCTTTACTTGCTCGTGGAGCATCAAAGGATGTGAAGGCTTCAACATCTGAACCAAATAACCAAAAGGAAAAAAACATATCCTCTGTTACTACCACAAAATCTGCTACTTCTAATGGTGATTTGGCTTCAAAGGTGATAACTTCTGATGATAAGTTAAATATGGAGTTGGATGGTGGGAAGCCTGTGGAAGAAACGACTAGTCATTCAAAGGGTGatcaatttgaaagaaaggctgaTGTCATAGCTTCCAAAACAATGATAGATGACCTGCCTAAGGAACCTACTATAATTGAAGCTCATAAATCTCCAGTTAGTTTGGCTTTTGAGGAACCTAATCTTGTTGTAGGGAAGGAGCAGGTAGTTTCAGCAAGTCTTGAACGCTTACCTGGTACTGGTGCAACAAAACCTGAAAATGAAACTAGTTCTCATCAGCTAAATGGGGTTGCTGATGCTAAAATAGATAGGAAAAACATATCAAATGAAGAGCAAAATAGCTGTGTGGCAATAGGGACAAAGGGCTTGGATATGGAGTCATCTTCTACTAAAAACAGCTTAAGCTTAGATGTAAATAACGATAATGAAGCGTGTATTAACCCCAAAAATGTTGATTCTAATGTTAATCCCTTGGAATACACATCAGAAAAAGAAGAGTCACCAGCCTTAGCTGTTGGTGAATCGGCAAAAGAAAAGAATGAGATCAAGGTTCTTGATAATGCTGCTGTCATTTGTGATGCTAATACTTCCTTGAATCAGAACCACTCACTTAATGATTCTACTGTCAAAGTGGAGGAAGTAAGATCTGAATTGCAAATTGAGGTAAGCTGTCCTTCCAACAATGAGGTGATACAAAGCAGTGATGCTGTATCAGAAGCTGATAGGAAAGTTAGTACTGTGCAGGGTGATAATTCTAACTCCAACATAGACAAAACTTGTGCTAGTAGGCCCCAAGGCACAATGGATAACTTTATGTGTGAGATTCCTGAGATGACTTTCTCAGGAATAACCTGTACTGATAATGCTGATACACAAACTAGTTTGGAGAATCATGTGGAAATGGTGGACAAGGCacgtgaagattccattttggaaGAGGCACGGATTATAGAG GCTAAGCGGAAAAGGATTGCAGAGCTGTCTGTTGGTACCTTACCTTTGGAGAACAGCTGGAAATCTCACTGGGACTTTGTTCTTGAGGAGATGGCATGGTTGGCAAATGATTTTGCTCAG GAGCGTCTTTGGAAGATGACTGCTGCTGCTCAAATATGCAAACGTGTTGCTTTTACTTCACGATTTAAATTTGAAGAACAAATTCGATATTGGAAACTCAAAAAAATAGCTTTAACCCTTGCTAATGCTGTCATGGACTTTTGGCATTCGGCAGAGATCCTACTAACTAGTAAGGATGCAAATCTTGGTCCAAAAACCTGTGGCCATGACTTGATGGGGTCAAGGACCAATAAAGTTACTGAGATCACAATTAGCGAACTAGATATG GATGCAAAGGAGTGCCAGCGGCACACTGGAAAGAACAATGGATTTGCTATCCGGGCATATGCTCTTAGATATTTGAAATATAATAGTTCCCCTGTTCCATCACTCCTAGCTGAAGCACCAGCAACTCCTGACAGGATATCTGACTTGGGCATTATGGACATTTCTTGGGATGAACACCTAACAGAA GAAAACCTGTTCTATGCAGTTCATTCTGGAGCTATGGAAACCTACCGAAGATCTATTGAATCTTATATGGTACAGACTGAG AAAACTGGAAGTACTGTGCAAGAGGAGGTTGAAACATCTGCTTATGATGCGAGAGCAG AGTTTGGATATGATGACTCTGTGTATGATGAGGATGAAGGAGAAACAAGTACATATTATTTGCCTGGAGCCTTTGAGGGGAGACAATCATCAAAATTAAACCAGAAGAAGCGAAAGAACCCAATGAAATCATATCCTGCAAGACAATATAAAGTGGATGCTGATTTGCCATACAAAAATTGCGGCCAACCTTCCATTTTCATGGGAAAAAGGCCTTCCAGTAGTCTAAATGATGGTTCCGTTCCTGCAAAACGTGTGCGCACTGGCTCCAGGCAGAGGGTTTTAAGTCCATTTAGCAGTGCAGCAGCTGCCAGGGATTCACAGGCTCCAACACAAACTGATGCTTCTAGTGGAGATACTAATTCTTTTCAGGATGAACAGAATACATTGCATGGAGGATTACGGACCCAAAACAGCATGGAGGTTGATTCAATTGGGGACTTTGAAAGGCAGCAACCATATGATTGTGCCGGAACACCAGCAAAacctaaaaagaagaaaaaagccaAAAATCTT GGTTCGGCATACAATCAGGGTTGGCAGCTGGAGTCTCCTGTTCACAGTGAAcag AGGGATTATTTGAAAAAGAGACCAGAGAGTCATCATTTTGATTCTAATGGAACCAGTG GTTTATATGGACAACATAATGCCAAGAAGTTGAAGATAATGAAGCATCAGCCTGATAGTGCTTATGACATCACTCCAAATGGATCCATCCCTTCACCAGTAGGGTCCCAAATGAGTAATATGCCCAACCCAAGCAAAATCATTAGATTAATTCATGGTAGTGACAAGGGTAGAAAAGCCAAAACGCCTAAG ATGTCTACTGGTCAGCCTGCTTCTGGTAGTCCATGGTCACTATTTGAAGATCAG GCACTTGTTGTCCTTGTACATGACATGGGTCCAAATTGGCAGCTTGTAAGTGATGCCATCAACAGTACTCTTCAGTTTAAG TGCATATTCCGCAAGCCTAACGAATGTAAGGAAcgccacaaaattttaatggatagGAGTGGAGATGGAGCTGACAGTGCTGATGATTCAGGGTCCTCACAGCCATATCCATCGACATTGCCTGGCATTCCGAAG GGAAGTGCCAGACAGTTGTTTCAACGTTTGCAAGGGCCGATGGAAGAGGATACTCTGAAATCTCATTTTGAGAAAATTATACTAATTAGCAAGAAGCAGAACTATTGGCGGAGTCAG GATTTGAAGCAGATAGTTCCAGTCCATAATTCTCATGTTATTGCTCTTTCACAAGTCTGCCCAAATAACTTAAATGGAGGGGTTTTAAC GCCTCTAGATCTTTGTGATGCCACTGCATCAAGCCAAGATGTTCTACCCTTTGGATCTCAGGCTTCTCATGTTAGTGGTTTAGCAATGTTGAATCAAGGAGATGTGGGATCAAGGCTTCCTGCCTCTGGAGGAAATTCCTCACTGCAGGGATCTTCTAGTATGGTTCTTGGAAATAATTTATCATCACCATCTGCCCCACTCAATGCAGCTGTGAG GGATTGTAGATATGGTGTTCCTAGAACATCTTTACCAGCTGATGAGCAGCATAGAATCCAACAATATAATCAAATGTTATCTGGCAGGAATGTTCAGCAGTCCAACTTATCTCTCGCCGGGTCTGTTTCTGGATCAGAATGTGGTCGTATGCTACCTGCTGCTAATGGTATGGGCATGATGTGTGGGGTAAATAGAAGCATGCCAATGTCAAGGCCGGGCTTCCAAGGAATGGCATCATCAGCAATGCTGAATTCTGGCAGCATGCTGTCCTCCAATATGGGGGGAATGCCAAGCCCTGTCAATATGCCCCCTGGGCCAGGTTCTGGTCAAGCCAATTCAATGTTAAGACCTCATGACACCACACAGCTGATGCGA TCTGGCCCCAATCCAGAGCAGCAAATGCAAGTGGCACCTGAGCTCCAAATGCAGGCTCAAAGGAACGGCCAAGGAATTCCTGCTTTCAATGGGTTGAGTTCTGCTTACCCTAATCATCCTCAGCAGCAGCAAACACCTCCACAGCAGTCTTGTGCACTGAGTAAATCTCGTCATGCGAATCTTCAGGGTTCTAATCATGCTACTGGGTCACAACAGCAAGTGTCTGCCATGCGCTTAGCTAAAGAAAGGCAAATGCAGCCGCAGCAGCTTCATATGCATCAGCAACAACAGCAGCCACGGCAACCGTTTGCTGCATCCAGCACTTTGATGCCACAGGTTCAACCTCAGGCCCAACTTCCTATCTCTTCTCTTCAGAATAGTTCCCAGATTCAATCTCAAGCTTCAAATCAGCCAGTATCACTCCCTTTGACACCAACTTCACCAATGCCTCCTACCTCAATTCAGCGGCAACAGAAACACCAGTTGTCCCCTCATGGGCTTGGTAGAAATCCCCAACCTGGTGCTAGTGGGTTGAACAATCAGGTAGGCAAGCAACGGCAGCAGCAGTCAGTGCAGCAGCAGTTTCAACAGTCTAGCAGGCACCATCCTCAGCAACATCAACAAATGCAGTCTCAACAGCAATCTAAACTTTTGAAGGGAGGGGGAAGAGGACTGATCAATCAGAACGTTTCTGCTGACCATGCTCGTCTGAATGGCGTTAGCATGGCCCCTGGCAACCAAGGTGCCAAGAAAGGAGAGCATATGATACAAAGTCAAGGCTTGTATTCTGGGCCAGGTGTGAGCCCTGTCCAACCATCTAAGCCTGTAGTTTCTTCTCAACCTTTGAACCATTCCCAGCCACAGCAAAAGGTAATGTCTGGGGCAGCAGCGCTTTCTACAAAGCAGCTCCAGCAGATGGCTTCCCATTCCGATAATAGTTCTCAAGGCCAGGTTTCCACAGTGCCTTCTGGTCGTACACTATCAGCTGTGCATCAATCCGTGCTGCCAGGAGCTATGGGTTCACACCACCAGCACTGGCAGCTACAATCACAGCTGCACCAAAAGCATGCTAATCAAAACCATCCGAGCATTCAAAAGATGCTTCAACAGAATCGACAAACAAATTCTGATCCTTCCAGCAAATCTCAAGCTGAGCCAGCTCAAGCTGACCAACAGCCTAGGAATAATGCCTCACAGATGGGTACAACCACAACATCGGCAATGCATCAGGCTGGCCATGATTTAGTTAATAACATGGTACCGGTTGTTTCTCCTTCTGTTGGTGGTTCTCAGTGGAAATCACCAGAAGCAGTGTATGATCCTGGTATGCCAAATGTTGCCACTCAAGTGGGATCCATAGGCAGCGCTCCTCTTACAACTTCAGCTGGTAGTGATCCAGGACCTTCTGTCAGCCAAGGGCTAGGGCAGAGACAATTATCCGGCAGCTTACCCCATCTTGGAAATAATTCTGGGGCACAATGGTCACACCAGCCACAGATACAACAATCTTCCACTCCACCATCATCTCAACAACACTACCAGCCACCAGAGCAATTACAACAAGATCAGCATAATTCTCCCCCACAACAGCTGCCATTGCAGCAGCAGCCACAACAGCAAACTATGCATCTGCAAGCAGCACAGGGCAGCTTGTATCACAGGCATTCTAATTCTAAGCTTGAATGA